The segment GTACGCCGAGCTGTTTAAGCGTACGGAGTCTCTTCGCGTTTTTGCAGGAGAGTTTGTGAGCGTGTCCGCATTTCTTGTAGACAACTTTTCCCGTAGGTGTGATGTGGAAACGTTTCTTTGTTGCTGAATGTGTTTTCATTTTCGGCATTGCAAGTTCCTCCTTGATTATTGCACGCGGCAATTAATTTTCTGTATTTTCGGTTTCTGTTTCCTGTTCCGTTTCCCTGCGTTTTTCAGGCTTCGGTTTCTTGGGCATTTCCGAGGCGGAAAGCGGCGCAAGCATGAGTCTCATGTACGAACCTTCCATGCGCGGCGGCGTTTCAACCTTGCCGCAGTCTTTGACTTCTTCAACAACTCTGTTGAGGACGTCTCTGCCTCTGTCAAGGAATGCCATTTCCCTTCCCCTGAAGAATACCGACGCTTTAACGCGGTGTCCCGACTGCAGGAAATTTTTCAGGGCTTTTACCTTGAAATCGTAGTCGTGCTGGTCGATTTTCGGACGCATTTTAATTTCTTTAACAGCCTGCGTCTTCTGTTTTTTGCGGGCGTCTTTGTCTCTCTTCTGCTGCTGGAAACGGTATTTTCCGTAATTCAGTATGCGGCACACGGGCGGTTTGCCCTGAGGCGCCACTTCAACAAGATCAAGACCTGCTTCTTCGGCAAGCGCGAGCGCTTCAGCTGTCTTAACCACCCCGCGTTTGGAATTTTCCGCGTCTATAAGCAGAACTTCAGGTACGGTGATTTCTTCGTTCACGCGCGGTTCTTCAATTTTGTTGGTTGCTATGGCATTACACCTCCATAAAAATCGGCTTGGCGCAGATACGCACCAAGCCGTTAAAAACAGTGTTTTCATGGCAAACCCGGCAACAGGATGAATCGCGGGGTGAGAGGTGCGGCCTCTGCTTAAACCATATTACTTTGTCATTTCCGAACACGGGGCATTATAGCACCCGTTTCTGAATATTGCAAGCACTATTTTTTATCGCAGCCGGTTTTGTTGACAGGATCGAATTCTTCTCCAAGTTTTTCAAGCAGCTGTTCAAGGTACATTGAGCCGAGATCGCCTTTTACCCTGTCGCGCACCGCGACTGTTCCTTCTTCTTTTTCTTTGGCGCCGATAACGATCATGTACGGCGTTTTCTGCATCTGCGCGTCGCGGATCTTTTTGCCGAGTTTCTCGTCGCGCGTGTCTATTTCTACGCGAAGGTCAGCGGCTTTAAGTTTTGCGCATACCTCCTGGGCGTAATCAATGTAGTCTTCGGCAACGGGCAGAACCTTGAGCTGTACAGGTGCAAGCCAGTACGGGAACGCGCCCGCGTAGTTTTCAATAAGTATGCCCATAAATCTTTCAAGGCTGCCGAGTATCGTTCTGTGAAGCATGACCGGACGGTGTTCGTCTCCGTCTTTGCCGACGTAGCTCATGTCAAATTTTTCAGGCATCTGGAAGTCAAGCTGTATCGTTCCGCACTGCCATGTACGGCCGAGGCAGTCTTCAAGATGGAAGTCAATCTTCGGACCGTAGAACGCACCGTCGCCCGGGTTGAGTTTGTAAGGCGTTCCGGTTTCTTCAAGCGCTTCTTTGAGCCTCTGTTCCGCCAGTTCCCAAAGAGCGTCGTCGCCCATTGAGTTTTCGGGACGCGTTGAAAGCTCAACGAAATATTTGAAGCCGAAAACGTCTGTATAGACGTAATCGTCAAGCGCCATTATCGCTTTGATTTCGTCCTTAATCTGATCCGGCGTGCAGTAGACGTGCGCGTCGTCCTGCGTGAACGCGCGGACGCGCATCAGTCCGTGCAGCGCTCCCGAACGCTCGTGGCGGTGTACGAAACCGAGTTCGCCCATGCGTATCGGAAGGTCTCTGTAGCTGCGCAGCGAGCTCTTGTAGACAAGTATGCCTCCAGGGCAGTTCATCGGTTTGATTGCGTAAGGAGCGTCGTCTATCGTCGTGAAGTACATGTTTTCTTTGTAGTGATCCCAGTGTCCCGAACGTATCCAAAGAGACCGGTCAAGAATCATCGGCGTTTTGATTTCAACGTATCCGCGGCGTCTGTGTTCCTTGCGCCAAAATTCTATAAGCTTGGTCATAATGACCATGCCCTTCGGGTGGAAGAACGGGAAGCCCGGACCTTCCTCGTGAAGGCTGAACAGGTCAAGTTCTTTGCCGAGTTTGCGGTGGTCTCTGGCTTTCGCT is part of the Candidatus Equadaptatus faecalis genome and harbors:
- the rpmI gene encoding 50S ribosomal protein L35 encodes the protein MPKMKTHSATKKRFHITPTGKVVYKKCGHAHKLSCKNAKRLRTLKQLGVLTTATKAHVKKVLPYA
- the infC gene encoding translation initiation factor IF-3 — encoded protein: MKTLFLTAWCVSAPSRFLWRCNAIATNKIEEPRVNEEITVPEVLLIDAENSKRGVVKTAEALALAEEAGLDLVEVAPQGKPPVCRILNYGKYRFQQQKRDKDARKKQKTQAVKEIKMRPKIDQHDYDFKVKALKNFLQSGHRVKASVFFRGREMAFLDRGRDVLNRVVEEVKDCGKVETPPRMEGSYMRLMLAPLSASEMPKKPKPEKRRETEQETETENTEN
- the thrS gene encoding threonine--tRNA ligase; the encoded protein is MAVFTTNEGKKYEAESVSVRELIAALHIKKAIGAKVGGEIVDADKRFNADTEFEILYADNEEGLNLLRHSTAHLMANAIMRLYPDAKFGIGPSIKDGFYYDVRFPKPISDEDLPAIEAEMRRIAQDKVPMIREELSKEAALALFNGKGEDLKAELIEAIPDGETLSVYHQGDFTDFCRGPHVPDTGCCKFFKLLSLAGAYWHGDEKNEMLTRIYGTAFGTEDELKEYLRRLEEAKARDHRKLGKELDLFSLHEEGPGFPFFHPKGMVIMTKLIEFWRKEHRRRGYVEIKTPMILDRSLWIRSGHWDHYKENMYFTTIDDAPYAIKPMNCPGGILVYKSSLRSYRDLPIRMGELGFVHRHERSGALHGLMRVRAFTQDDAHVYCTPDQIKDEIKAIMALDDYVYTDVFGFKYFVELSTRPENSMGDDALWELAEQRLKEALEETGTPYKLNPGDGAFYGPKIDFHLEDCLGRTWQCGTIQLDFQMPEKFDMSYVGKDGDEHRPVMLHRTILGSLERFMGILIENYAGAFPYWLAPVQLKVLPVAEDYIDYAQEVCAKLKAADLRVEIDTRDEKLGKKIRDAQMQKTPYMIVIGAKEKEEGTVAVRDRVKGDLGSMYLEQLLEKLGEEFDPVNKTGCDKK